One genomic region from Hirundo rustica isolate bHirRus1 chromosome 5, bHirRus1.pri.v3, whole genome shotgun sequence encodes:
- the RMND5A gene encoding E3 ubiquitin-protein transferase RMND5A: MDQCVTVERELEKVLQKFSGYGQLCERSLEELIQYAGGLRREILQTENQDGDLSGTISLVMTQCCKRIKDTVQKLASDHKDIHSSVSRVGKAIDKNFDSDISSVGIDGCWQADSQRILNEVMVEHFFRQGMLDVAEELCQESGLSIDQSQKEPFVELNRILEALKVRVLRPALEWAVSNREMLMAQNSSLEFKLHRLYFISLLMGGTANQREALQYAKNFQPFALNHQKDIQVLMGSLVYLRQGIENSPYVHLLDANQWADICDIFTRDACALLGLSVESPLSVSFSAGCVALPALINIKAVIEQRQCTGVWNQKDELPIEVDLGKKCWYHSIFACPILRQQTTDNNPPMKLVCGHIISRDALNKMFNGSKLKCPYCPMEQSPGDAKQIFF; the protein is encoded by the exons ATGGACCAGTGCGTGACTGTGGAGCGGGAGCTGGAGAAGGTGCTGCAGAAGTTCTCGGGATACGGGCAGCTCTGCGAGcgcagcctggaggagctgatCCAGTACGCAGGAGGGCTGCGCAGGGAGATCCTGCAGACCGAGA ATCAAGATGGGGACTTGTCGGGGACGATTTCACTTGTTATGACTCAGTGttgtaaaagaataaaagacaCAGTCCAAAAACTGGCCTCGGATCACAAAGACATTCACAGCAGTGTATCCCGAGTTGGAAAAGCCATTGATAAG AATTTTGACTCGGACATCAGCAGCGTGGGGATAGATGGGTGCTGGCAGGCTGACAGCCAGAGGATCCTCAATGAGGTGATGGTGGAGCACTTCTTCAGGCAGGGAATGCTGGATGTGGCCGAGGAACTCTGTCAG gAATCTGGTCTATCAATAGATCAAAGTCAAAAAGAACCGTTTGTGGAGTTAAATCGAATATTGGAAGCATTAAAAGTCAGAGTTTTGAGACCTGCGCTAGA GTGGGCGGTATCCAACAGAGAGATGCTCATGGCACAGAACAGTTCGTTGGAATTTAAACTGCACAGATTATATTTCATTAGTTTATTGATGGGTGGAACAGCAAATCAGAGAGAAGCACTTCAGTATGCGAAAAACTTCCAGCCGTTCGCCCTCAATCATCAGAAAG atATCCAGGTTCTGATGGGCAGCCTGGTGTACCTGCGGCAAGGCATCGAGAACTCCCCGTACGTTCACCTGCTGGATGCCAACCAGTGGGCTGACATCTGTGACATCTTCACCAGGGACGCCTGTGCTCTCCTGGGCCTCTCAGTTGAATCCCCTCTCAGTGTTAG tttttcgGCAGGTTGCGTAGCATTACCAGCTCTAATCAATATCAAGGCAGTTATTGAGCAAAGGCAGTGCACAGGGGTTTGGAACCAGAAGGACGAACTCCCG aTTGAAGTGGACCTTGGTAAAAAGTGCTGGTATCATTCAATATTTGCCTGCCCCATTCTTCGTCAGCAAACAACAGATAATAATCCACCTATGAAATTAGTCTGTGGTCATATTATATCCAGAGATGCTTtgaataaaatgtttaatgGCAGCAA ATTAAAATGCCCCTATTGTCCCATGGAACAGAGCCCTGGAGATGccaaacagatatttttctga